A genomic segment from Chitinophaga niabensis encodes:
- a CDS encoding ABC transporter permease, which translates to MIKNYVKIAWRSLINNKVSSLINIGGLAVGITIVLFNGLWVWDELSFNKYHENYDRITQVISSGTDPKDGPFVNNSLPYPLATALAEDYKDNFSHIVRASWVQEYILSAGEEIISRKGQFMDEGAPEMLSLKMKQGSRSGLNDPYSIMLCESAAKALFRDADPVGRLVTMNNKTQLKVTGVYEDLPLNSQFKDVKFLSAWKLWEMQNDWIQKRALNDWNNNFIRLYAEIKPGMDLATVNKNISNAMQENIRGMEKFKAQVEQKVTVSLYPMSRWHLYPNNIRSSGTSPLRMVWLIGIIGIFVLLLACINFMNLSTARSAKRARETGIRKALGSMRKQLIFQFYSESFLVVTFSFILACLLVIIFLPAFNHLAAKEMKMLWGNIYFWLISFGFIFITSLLAGSYPALYLSSFKPIKVLKGTYQAGRFAVIPRKALVVMQFTVSVALVICTLVIYRQVNFAKDRPVGYTREGLLMMEMKSADFRGKYDVLRTSLLNTGMVAEMSESMGGVTEVVSSNEGFDWLGRDAAKDESMGTLAVTHEYGKTVGWQFIAGRDFSREFAGDSSGVVINEAAAQYMGLTQPVGETITWKWRDNAPYPYKILGVIRNVVMESPYKPVKPTLFFVKALNGNVNWINIRVKPGVSMSQGLSKIEEVFRKLIPSAPFDYKFVDEVYAAKFATEERFGTLVAFFSILAIFISCLGLFGLSSFTAEQRTKEIGVRKVLGASVLNIWYMLSKDFAMLVIISLLVAMPVAYYFMQNWLDNFPYRVTLSWWVFAVAGLGAMLITIMTISVQSIKAAFMNPVRSLKADS; encoded by the coding sequence ATGATTAAAAACTATGTCAAGATTGCCTGGCGCAGTCTTATCAACAACAAAGTTTCTTCATTGATCAATATTGGCGGGCTTGCCGTTGGTATTACCATCGTACTCTTTAATGGTCTCTGGGTTTGGGATGAACTATCCTTCAATAAGTATCACGAAAATTATGACCGTATTACTCAGGTGATCAGTAGCGGAACAGATCCTAAAGATGGCCCCTTCGTCAATAATTCTTTGCCTTATCCCTTAGCCACCGCATTGGCGGAAGATTATAAAGACAACTTCTCACATATTGTAAGGGCATCCTGGGTGCAGGAGTATATCCTTTCGGCAGGTGAGGAGATCATATCCCGGAAAGGGCAGTTCATGGATGAAGGAGCGCCTGAGATGCTTAGCCTGAAAATGAAACAGGGCAGCAGGTCCGGGCTGAATGATCCTTATTCCATTATGCTTTGTGAATCCGCCGCTAAAGCCTTATTCAGGGATGCTGATCCCGTTGGCCGGCTGGTGACGATGAATAATAAAACGCAGCTGAAAGTAACCGGTGTTTATGAAGACCTTCCCCTGAACTCACAATTTAAAGATGTTAAGTTCCTTTCTGCCTGGAAGCTCTGGGAGATGCAGAACGACTGGATCCAGAAACGTGCACTCAACGACTGGAATAACAATTTCATCAGGTTATACGCGGAGATCAAACCAGGGATGGACCTGGCAACCGTAAACAAAAACATCAGCAATGCCATGCAGGAGAATATCCGTGGCATGGAGAAATTTAAGGCGCAGGTGGAACAAAAGGTCACAGTGTCTTTATATCCCATGAGCCGCTGGCATTTATATCCTAACAATATAAGGTCTTCCGGTACCAGTCCCTTGCGGATGGTATGGCTGATCGGTATCATCGGCATTTTTGTGCTGCTGCTGGCCTGCATTAATTTTATGAACCTGAGTACTGCCCGGTCAGCGAAAAGGGCCAGGGAAACAGGAATACGCAAGGCATTAGGTTCTATGCGCAAGCAATTGATCTTCCAGTTCTATAGTGAATCCTTCCTGGTGGTTACATTTTCTTTTATACTGGCCTGCCTGCTGGTGATCATTTTTCTGCCCGCATTCAACCACCTGGCTGCAAAAGAAATGAAGATGTTATGGGGGAATATTTATTTCTGGCTGATCAGTTTCGGCTTCATATTTATTACCAGTTTACTGGCAGGAAGTTATCCTGCATTATACCTCTCATCTTTTAAACCCATCAAAGTATTAAAAGGAACTTACCAGGCCGGCCGCTTTGCTGTTATTCCAAGGAAAGCGCTGGTAGTAATGCAGTTCACTGTTTCGGTAGCTTTGGTCATATGTACGCTGGTGATCTACCGGCAGGTGAATTTTGCCAAGGACCGGCCGGTAGGATATACAAGGGAAGGACTGCTGATGATGGAAATGAAATCAGCAGATTTTCGCGGAAAGTACGATGTACTCAGAACATCACTTTTAAATACCGGCATGGTAGCAGAAATGTCTGAATCCATGGGAGGCGTTACAGAAGTGGTATCCTCCAATGAGGGGTTCGACTGGCTGGGCAGGGACGCTGCTAAAGATGAAAGTATGGGTACATTAGCTGTTACCCATGAATATGGCAAAACAGTGGGCTGGCAGTTTATTGCAGGGCGTGATTTTTCAAGAGAATTTGCCGGTGATTCTTCCGGTGTGGTGATCAATGAAGCGGCCGCACAATACATGGGGCTTACGCAGCCGGTGGGTGAAACCATTACCTGGAAATGGAGGGACAATGCACCGTATCCTTACAAGATATTAGGTGTGATCCGGAACGTGGTCATGGAATCTCCTTATAAACCGGTGAAGCCAACATTGTTCTTCGTGAAAGCACTGAATGGTAATGTAAACTGGATCAATATCAGGGTGAAACCAGGTGTTAGCATGAGCCAGGGGCTTTCAAAGATAGAAGAGGTATTCAGAAAGCTCATCCCGTCAGCGCCTTTCGATTATAAGTTTGTGGATGAGGTATATGCCGCAAAGTTTGCTACAGAAGAACGTTTTGGTACATTGGTGGCTTTCTTTTCCATCCTGGCTATTTTTATTTCCTGCCTCGGGTTATTTGGTTTGTCTTCCTTCACCGCAGAGCAGCGCACAAAAGAGATCGGTGTCAGGAAAGTGCTGGGGGCTTCTGTATTGAATATATGGTACATGTTGTCCAAAGACTTCGCAATGCTGGTTATTATTTCATTACTGGTGGCAATGCCGGTAGCTTATTACTTCATGCAGAACTGGCTGGATAATTTCCCTTACCGGGTAACATTATCCTGGTGGGTTTTTGCGGTTGCGGGGTTAGGGGCTATGCTCATAACGATCATGACCATTAGTGTGCAGAGCATTAAAGCTGCATTTATGAACCCGGTGAGAAGTTTAAAGGCAGATAGTTAA
- a CDS encoding LytR/AlgR family response regulator transcription factor, with protein MISAVIVDDEHYAAQALVTLLKKNCPDVNITAVCNNAKEAVKIIRELQPQLVFLDIEMPYLNGFELLEILAPVSFECIFTTSYDQYAIRAIRFSALDYLLKPVDPEDLKAAVNRVTGKKSPSLQQQMELLLSKFQQPRPVENRIALPTLEGLQIIQVDAILYCSSSSNYTIFNLADGQKLIISRTLKEIEEMLEEHRFLRVHHSYLVNLNEVRKYNRGEGGSLQMSDGASIDVSRSRKEMLLKKLQPGK; from the coding sequence ATGATTAGTGCCGTGATCGTAGACGATGAGCATTATGCCGCACAGGCATTGGTGACTTTACTGAAGAAGAATTGTCCGGATGTAAACATTACCGCCGTTTGCAATAATGCAAAGGAGGCGGTGAAGATCATCCGTGAATTGCAGCCTCAGCTGGTATTCCTCGATATTGAAATGCCTTACCTGAATGGCTTTGAATTACTGGAAATATTAGCCCCCGTTTCCTTTGAATGCATCTTCACCACCAGTTACGATCAATATGCCATCAGGGCTATCCGTTTCAGTGCATTGGACTACCTGTTGAAACCCGTTGACCCGGAAGATCTGAAAGCAGCGGTGAACAGGGTGACGGGGAAGAAATCACCTTCTCTGCAGCAACAGATGGAACTCTTATTATCCAAATTCCAGCAACCACGGCCGGTAGAAAACCGCATTGCATTACCAACCCTGGAAGGGCTGCAGATCATTCAGGTGGATGCTATCCTGTATTGCAGCTCCAGCAGTAACTATACTATCTTCAACCTGGCAGATGGCCAGAAGCTGATCATCTCCCGTACTTTAAAGGAAATAGAAGAGATGCTGGAAGAGCATCGCTTTCTGCGTGTGCACCATTCTTATCTTGTGAACCTGAATGAAGTCCGGAAATACAACAGGGGAGAGGGCGGCAGCCTGCAAATGAGTGATGGCGCCAGTATAGATGTATCCCGTTCCCGTAAGGAGATGTTGCTGAAGAAACTCCAACCCGGCAAGTAA
- a CDS encoding outer membrane beta-barrel family protein — MKTAVTILFIICMQGAVAQKKDTVRTLKEVQITGQPPMVTRKADRYIVHIENSALANGYSALDVLQKSPGLWVSSDGNIRITGNQSVTVMINDIVQRMTGLELSEYLKTLRSEDISKIEVIANPPSEYEAASTGGIVHIILKKARKQGITGTLNAQYKQQGKKPYAGAGASLDYKMKKWYIFGGYNYVKDNSFYTGRTATNYPDKSYIYNFNTRDNNNARQQYRVGIVYDLSSAHTVNIQHNGNNSQLLQRFNSTLTYQRPIDTVTGIANTDWIRKPRFSSTTFSYAWTIDTIGSSLKVIGDYARSSKEESNTLISAYSDPAMSNGFRTITPSTTDMYSAQADYTQGLRGKSLVRTGIKYVQVNRHNTIVAENEATGNWVKNPSRSDDFLYDEQLLMFYGSFEKQIHRTSLKAGLRGEQTNSKGYSLISGETIRQNYFGWYPSLFIDHTLDEQKGNSIHFNYARRVRRPAYNDLNPYRLQVNDFAVLTGNPNLQPQSTNSIQAGYTWRQKYTADLYFKSSTNYIAQTARTIEERVIEHMSKNFPGNTEFGLSLSGPLTILKNWRTDNGLLLYRATADLDEVRISRTSISLKTFHTYEWKKVADIDLYVEYNSPYTTANSKMFHVFFTDIGFSRKVLKNKGRLRLSFTDIFNTFREQNLTEYNNTIINFYQKRPTRTAAVSFVWSFSAGKEFMKKRIDANNSDEKSRMGN; from the coding sequence ATGAAAACAGCCGTGACCATACTGTTCATTATATGCATGCAGGGGGCAGTGGCTCAAAAGAAAGATACTGTCAGAACATTAAAGGAAGTTCAGATAACCGGCCAGCCACCTATGGTCACCAGGAAGGCAGACCGTTATATTGTACATATTGAAAACAGCGCCCTGGCCAATGGGTATAGTGCCCTGGATGTACTGCAAAAATCCCCGGGCCTCTGGGTAAGTTCTGATGGCAATATCCGTATCACCGGCAACCAGTCTGTAACTGTTATGATCAATGATATCGTGCAGCGCATGACAGGCCTGGAGTTATCTGAATATCTGAAAACCCTGCGCTCGGAAGATATCAGTAAAATTGAAGTGATCGCCAATCCCCCTTCTGAATATGAAGCCGCCTCCACGGGCGGTATTGTGCATATCATCCTGAAAAAAGCAAGGAAACAGGGCATAACAGGCACGCTCAATGCCCAATACAAACAGCAGGGTAAAAAACCTTATGCCGGCGCCGGCGCTTCATTGGATTATAAAATGAAGAAGTGGTACATCTTCGGCGGATATAATTACGTAAAGGATAACAGCTTTTATACCGGGAGAACGGCTACCAATTATCCTGATAAAAGTTATATCTATAATTTTAACACCAGGGATAATAACAATGCACGGCAGCAATACCGGGTTGGTATTGTATACGACCTCTCCTCCGCACATACGGTGAACATACAGCACAATGGTAATAACAGTCAGTTGCTGCAGCGGTTCAATTCCACTTTAACTTATCAGCGGCCCATAGATACGGTAACAGGTATAGCTAATACAGACTGGATCAGAAAGCCCCGGTTCAGCAGCACTACTTTCAGTTACGCATGGACGATCGATACCATTGGTTCTTCCCTGAAAGTAATTGGAGATTATGCCCGCAGCAGTAAGGAAGAATCCAATACACTCATTTCTGCCTACAGTGATCCTGCTATGAGCAATGGTTTTCGCACCATAACACCCAGCACTACAGATATGTACAGTGCGCAGGCAGATTATACGCAGGGCCTTCGTGGAAAATCCCTGGTAAGAACAGGGATCAAATATGTACAGGTGAACCGGCACAATACCATCGTCGCGGAAAACGAAGCAACAGGTAACTGGGTAAAGAATCCCTCGCGCAGTGATGATTTTCTATATGATGAACAGCTGCTGATGTTCTATGGCTCTTTTGAAAAGCAGATCCATCGTACCAGCCTGAAGGCTGGTTTGCGTGGAGAACAAACCAATTCCAAAGGGTATTCCCTCATTTCCGGAGAAACCATCCGGCAGAATTATTTTGGCTGGTACCCTTCTTTGTTCATCGATCATACGCTGGATGAGCAGAAGGGAAATTCCATCCACTTTAATTATGCAAGACGTGTAAGAAGACCAGCTTACAACGATCTGAATCCTTACCGCCTGCAGGTGAATGATTTTGCTGTGCTGACAGGCAACCCAAATTTGCAACCCCAATCTACGAATAGCATTCAGGCAGGTTATACCTGGCGCCAGAAGTACACGGCAGACCTATATTTTAAATCTTCCACTAATTATATAGCGCAAACTGCCCGCACTATTGAGGAACGCGTGATCGAGCACATGTCAAAGAATTTTCCGGGGAACACGGAATTTGGTTTGTCTTTGAGTGGGCCGCTCACCATTCTGAAGAACTGGCGTACAGATAACGGCTTACTGCTATATCGTGCTACCGCTGATTTAGATGAGGTACGGATCTCCCGTACCTCTATTTCTCTCAAAACTTTCCACACCTATGAATGGAAAAAAGTAGCGGACATTGATCTGTATGTGGAGTACAATTCACCCTATACCACCGCCAATTCAAAGATGTTTCATGTGTTTTTTACGGATATAGGTTTTTCCAGGAAAGTATTAAAGAACAAAGGCCGGCTGCGGCTGAGCTTTACAGATATCTTCAATACTTTCCGGGAGCAGAACCTGACGGAGTATAATAATACCATTATCAATTTTTACCAGAAAAGGCCAACCAGAACAGCAGCTGTTTCTTTTGTGTGGAGTTTTAGTGCAGGCAAGGAGTTTATGAAAAAGCGGATAGATGCCAATAATTCGGATGAGAAGAGCCGGATGGGGAATTAA
- a CDS encoding tetratricopeptide repeat protein, which yields MHRYICLLLICFLFSQPLQAGSDKRQDCHHYIQEGNNYLWRFLPLDAWEMYHRAMDLALEVHDENLFAEALFGIGQAVWYNGKFYDAVDTVKLGLKHFRHTGDRNGEGISLRILANIYDDMGDYDNAFKIVTQALEIYEGGLKNNQNYILSLVQMGNLYKNMGDYETAMAYYRKAEGAWPYQDGGYPYRELYHRMGALYAEQGQIAEARECYRKSLSGNIKGKIVRLKMGDTYLKEKKYDIAFSYYDSLYKEAKMLTDINIVIGSMLGLGKIYLIRNDLPKALEMVKGSLEQSTIRGARQNKRDAYELLSAIYEASGDSKEALEYHKLYLTLKDSVISEAFKRKLFSSRQEAEAVRLKSQRNMLIASVAGVALLGLFALLGIVLRHRNEKLRLKQRASELEMKALRAQMNPHFIFNCLSSINHFILNEEGSKASEYLTRFSKLIRTVLVNAGKTTITLEEELAMLRLYLNMEQLRFREIFEYTIEFEPGLHPSMIFVPSFILQPFCENAIWHGLLHKDGKGKLNIHFSMKEDILVCIICDNGIGREKAAAFRSAAVEKGASFGNRLSAERLALFNGENGDTSFVTEDIVNEKGEIAGTKVILKIHNKLAHD from the coding sequence ATGCATAGATACATCTGCCTCTTACTTATATGTTTCCTTTTCAGCCAGCCTTTACAGGCTGGTTCTGATAAGCGGCAGGACTGTCATCACTATATCCAGGAGGGCAATAATTACCTCTGGCGTTTCTTACCACTGGATGCATGGGAGATGTATCACCGTGCCATGGACCTGGCACTGGAAGTGCATGATGAGAACCTATTCGCAGAAGCATTGTTCGGCATAGGGCAGGCAGTATGGTATAACGGTAAATTTTATGATGCCGTTGATACCGTTAAGCTGGGCCTTAAACATTTCCGCCATACAGGCGACAGGAATGGTGAGGGCATTTCCCTGAGGATACTGGCCAATATCTATGACGACATGGGAGATTATGATAATGCCTTCAAAATAGTAACGCAGGCACTTGAAATTTATGAAGGTGGTTTGAAGAATAACCAGAACTATATTTTATCCCTGGTGCAAATGGGAAACCTGTATAAGAACATGGGGGATTATGAAACCGCCATGGCATATTACAGGAAAGCAGAAGGGGCATGGCCATACCAGGATGGCGGATATCCTTACCGCGAACTATATCACCGCATGGGTGCTTTATATGCTGAGCAGGGCCAGATCGCCGAAGCCCGGGAATGCTACCGGAAATCGCTCAGCGGTAACATAAAAGGCAAGATCGTTCGCCTGAAAATGGGAGATACTTATCTGAAGGAGAAAAAATATGATATTGCTTTCAGTTATTATGATTCCCTTTACAAAGAGGCGAAGATGCTGACGGATATTAACATTGTTATCGGAAGCATGCTGGGCCTGGGCAAGATCTACCTCATCAGGAATGATCTGCCCAAAGCACTGGAGATGGTAAAAGGATCTCTTGAACAGTCCACCATTCGCGGGGCGAGGCAAAATAAAAGGGATGCTTATGAATTACTTTCTGCTATTTATGAAGCCAGTGGCGATAGTAAAGAGGCACTCGAATATCATAAGCTGTACCTCACGTTAAAAGACTCTGTGATCTCGGAAGCTTTTAAAAGGAAATTATTCAGCTCCAGGCAGGAAGCAGAAGCTGTAAGGTTAAAGTCGCAACGAAACATGCTTATTGCCAGTGTGGCGGGCGTTGCACTGCTGGGGCTTTTTGCATTGCTGGGGATCGTCCTCCGGCACCGGAATGAAAAATTACGCCTGAAACAAAGAGCTTCCGAACTGGAAATGAAGGCGCTGCGGGCACAAATGAATCCTCACTTTATCTTTAATTGCCTGAGTTCAATCAACCATTTTATCCTGAATGAAGAGGGCAGTAAGGCCTCCGAATATCTTACCCGTTTTTCAAAGCTTATCCGTACCGTATTAGTGAATGCAGGTAAAACAACCATCACGCTGGAAGAAGAGCTGGCTATGCTCCGCCTCTATCTGAACATGGAGCAGCTCCGGTTCAGGGAAATATTTGAATATACCATCGAATTCGAACCCGGTTTACATCCTTCTATGATCTTTGTCCCTTCCTTCATCCTGCAACCCTTCTGCGAGAACGCCATCTGGCATGGGCTGTTGCACAAAGATGGAAAAGGAAAGCTGAACATTCATTTCAGTATGAAGGAGGATATACTGGTTTGCATCATCTGCGATAATGGTATTGGGCGTGAAAAAGCAGCGGCATTCAGATCTGCGGCTGTTGAAAAGGGTGCTTCTTTTGGAAACAGGCTGAGCGCGGAAAGACTGGCATTGTTTAACGGAGAAAATGGAGATACTTCTTTTGTAACGGAAGATATTGTCAACGAAAAAGGTGAAATTGCCGGTACAAAAGTGATATTAAAGATCCATAATAAACTGGCCCATGATTAG
- a CDS encoding dihydrofolate reductase family protein — protein MRKVVLNLAISLDGLIEGPNGELDWLVRDESVSYADVLQEILADKDIIFYGRKSYEKWGNVQPEKDADASLKEAYKLLHSKKKYVFSKTVKGDDTNAVFISSNIKERVEEIKQQPGRDIWLYGGSNLITTFLNLNLIDVFRLAVHPVVLGQGKPLFKDIKDRHKLKLLDVKGYYSSGIILESYALQ, from the coding sequence ATGAGAAAGGTAGTTTTAAACCTGGCCATTTCACTGGATGGTCTGATAGAAGGCCCCAATGGGGAACTGGACTGGCTGGTCCGGGACGAAAGTGTTTCTTATGCTGATGTGCTGCAGGAGATCCTGGCTGATAAGGATATTATCTTTTATGGCAGGAAAAGTTATGAGAAATGGGGAAATGTGCAGCCGGAGAAAGATGCGGATGCTTCTCTGAAAGAAGCTTACAAACTCCTGCACAGCAAAAAGAAATATGTTTTCTCCAAAACGGTCAAAGGTGATGATACTAATGCTGTTTTCATTAGTTCCAACATTAAGGAAAGAGTGGAGGAAATAAAGCAACAGCCGGGGAGGGACATCTGGTTGTACGGCGGAAGTAATCTTATTACCACCTTCCTTAACCTCAACCTTATTGATGTTTTCAGGCTGGCGGTGCATCCTGTTGTTTTAGGTCAGGGGAAACCCTTATTTAAGGATATAAAGGACCGGCATAAGTTGAAATTGCTGGATGTGAAAGGTTACTACAGCTCAGGGATTATACTGGAGAGTTACGCCTTACAATAA
- a CDS encoding SDR family oxidoreductase has protein sequence MENANTLQGKTALITGGTTGIGRATLHLLVSKGMKVLFFGTDETHLDDTMNEIKEKGFEEQVMGFIADVSAKENVDFIFQHVDSYLGKLDFLINNAALSAEGLMDTSYEDMAYVVNVNMLGYLSCAQEAAKRMKNNGSGHIINIGSMSAVTKAGDSTVYVATKSGIQGFSESLRKELNPSGIKVTLLEPGAVGTDMQPYTPEEQREKEEKLEMLTAEDIAESVLYILSQPKRCDVVELKIRPHKQII, from the coding sequence ATGGAAAATGCAAACACACTACAAGGGAAAACCGCGCTTATCACAGGCGGCACAACAGGCATAGGAAGGGCCACCCTGCATCTGCTGGTATCAAAAGGTATGAAGGTGCTTTTCTTTGGTACGGATGAAACACACCTGGATGATACGATGAATGAAATAAAAGAAAAAGGCTTTGAAGAACAGGTGATGGGATTCATTGCAGATGTATCTGCCAAAGAAAATGTGGACTTTATATTCCAGCATGTGGATAGCTATCTGGGCAAACTGGACTTCCTGATCAACAATGCCGCGCTGAGTGCGGAAGGCCTTATGGATACTTCTTATGAGGATATGGCCTATGTTGTTAATGTGAATATGCTGGGATATCTTTCCTGTGCGCAGGAAGCTGCTAAAAGGATGAAGAACAACGGTAGCGGGCATATCATTAATATCGGTTCCATGAGTGCAGTTACCAAAGCCGGAGATAGTACCGTGTATGTGGCTACCAAGTCCGGCATTCAGGGTTTTTCGGAATCCCTTCGTAAAGAACTGAATCCATCAGGCATTAAAGTAACATTGCTGGAGCCCGGTGCTGTTGGAACGGATATGCAGCCTTACACGCCTGAAGAGCAAAGGGAAAAGGAAGAAAAACTGGAAATGCTTACAGCAGAAGATATTGCGGAATCTGTACTTTATATTCTCTCTCAACCTAAACGTTGTGATGTAGTGGAATTAAAGATCCGTCCTCATAAGCAGATCATCTGA